The proteins below are encoded in one region of Phaseolus vulgaris cultivar G19833 chromosome 1, P. vulgaris v2.0, whole genome shotgun sequence:
- the LOC137816409 gene encoding uncharacterized protein, which yields MAKISSSLVFALVLSVALHSVLCDDNPWESVIEQAKSEASKAGFSDETIFGAEKAVADGSAERAAKEAFGGGSLTDWVQHAGSVGNQESPSTDAVQSFPDYDEEDNNIFGELQFAPKRFTSQAPADAPSEALSEALSGKLSGKLSEEPAEEPSEDPEEEASEEPSEAPSEAPSEAPSEAPQAQKVFAE from the exons ATGGCAAAGATATCATCAAGTTTGGTATTTGCATTGGTGTTGAGTGTGGCATTGCATTCAGTTTTGTGTGATGATAATCCATGGGAGAGTGTAATAGAGCAAGCAAAAAGTGAAGCAAGCAAAGCAGGTTTCTCTGATGAAACAATATTTGGAGCTGAGAAAGCTGTAGCTGATGGTTCTGCTGAAAGGGCTGCTAAGGAAGCCTTTGGTGGAGGATCTTTAACTGATTGGGTTCAACATGCTGG TAGTGTGGGGAACCAAGAAAGTCCATCCACTGATGCAGTACAAAGTTTTCCTGATTATGATGAGGAAGACAATAATATTTTTGGAGAACTACAATTTGCACCAAAAAGATTCACATCTCAAGCACCAGCAGATGCACCATCAGAGGCACTATCAGAGGCACTATCAGGGAAACTATCAGGGAAACTATCAGAGGAACCAGCAGAAGAACCATCAGAGGACCCAGAAGAGGAAGCATCAGAGGAACCATCAGAGGCACCATCAGAAGCACCATCAGAGGCACCATCAGAGGCACCCCAAGCCCAAAAGGTCTTTGCAGAATGA
- the LOC137816408 gene encoding U-box domain-containing protein 5-like, with product MYVPAAQVEFCSISPHFFFSLLLMAYTVSELNSSTFMMSSKCAAVFEIPITSNGRDKVHHSVCLELHRLIDRISHVTLDIESARPNCKLAMEALCSLHFTLAKAKSVIKDCSKCSKLFLAITSPKILSRCQKLRNAFELYLSEIQDAVPIPLADKISAILHDLRGAKFSLEFAEEEARKVLLSLFEKNFPDKASMEKEELEAIQIATCRLEIKSAFSLLVEKASIKNQLDEVNGRNQKEKELLEYLKYLLIKYRKSICVFQDGDLSLTS from the exons ATGTATGTGCCGGCTGCTCAAGTTGAGTTCTGCAGCATATCACCacatttcttcttctctttgttGCTCATGGCATATACTGTTTCTGAGCTTAACTCTTCAACCTTTATGATGTCAAGTAAATGTGCAGCAGTTTTTGAGATTCCAATTACAAGCAATGGCAGAGATAAG GTACACCATTCTGTGTGCTTAGAGCTTCATAGACTCATCGATAGAATTTCACATGTAACTTTAGATATTGAATCTGCCAGACCAAATTGCAAGTTAGCTATGGAGGCATTGTGCTCACTACACTTCACTTTGGCTAAAGCCAAGTCAGTTATCAAAGATTGTTCAAAATGCAGTAAACTCTTCCTG GCAATCACATCCCCCAAGATACTCTCAAGATGTCAAAAACTAAGAAACGCTTTTGAGTTGTATTTGTCAGAGATTCAAGATGCAGTTCCAATACCATTGGCTGATAAG ATATCTGCAATACTACATGACCTTAGGGGTGCAAAATTCTCCCTGGAATTTGCAGAAGAGGAGGCTAGGAAGGTACTACTTTCACTGTTTGAGAAGAATTTTCCAGATAAAGCTTCTATGGAAAAGGAAGAACTGGAAGCTATACAAATTGCAACTTGTAGATTGGAGATCAAATCTGCATTCTCTCTCTTAGTAGAGAAAGCAAGTATCAAGAATCAACTTGATGAAGTGAATGGAAGAAACCAAAAGGAGAAGGAGCTTCTAGAATACCTGAAGTATCTCTTGATCAAATATAGGAAATCCATTTGTGTGTTTCAAGATGGAGACCTCTCACTGACATCATGA